TGGAGCAGGGGGTACGCGAGGGGAGCTTCTACGAGCTGTTGGCCGACGACATACGCGAAGGAGAGTATCTGTACCAGCAGAGGGTGTCCCAGCAGGTGCGCGACACCACCTCCTTCCTCAAAGATGCCTTCGACGAGCTCATCGCGAAGAAACGAGCCGAACTGAGCCTTTAGGAGAGAGACCCTGTCCAACGATCTGCTTGAAATCTCGGAGAGACTTGCCGACACCGACGAGGAGCAAAGGCGCCTTGCGGTAATGTCGCTACGTCGCCGTCCCTTCCCCGAGGTCATGGAACTGCTGTTTCGTGCCATGGGGGACGACAGCTGGCGGGTGCGCAAGGAGGCGGTCGGCGTGGTCCTGCAGGCGCAGCCTCTGCAGGCGGAGGAACTCGAGGCCCTGATCGCACTGTTGCGCTCCGCCGACAACGCGGGGTTGCGCAACTCCGCGGTCGAGTCCCTGGAACGGATCGGCGTACCCGCCGTGGAACAGCTCTGCGCGCACCTGGGCGATTCGGATCACGACCTGCGCAAGTTCGTCATCGACATCCTGGGCAACATCCGCTGCGCCACCTGCCTCCCCCTGTTGGTGCAGGCGCTCGACGACGAGGACATGAACGTGCGGGTAGCCGCGGCCGAGAACCTGGGCAAAATCGGCGACGTCCGGGCGCTGCCGCATCTTTTGAAGGTACTGGACGGAGGCGAGGTCTGGCTGAAGTTCACCGTGCTGGACGCCCTCTCCTCCATCGGGACAGCGGTGCCGCTCGCCAAGCTCGAACCGCTCTTGCAGGAAGGGCTTTTGCGCCGCGCGACCTACGACTGCCTGGGCGTCCTCGGCGACCGCAGGTGCCTCCCCCTGCTGCTGGAAGGGTTGCACGACAAGGCAAAGAACGCGCGCGAAGCGGCCACCGTCGCGCTGATGCGCCAGCGGAGTCGCTTGAACCTGCAGGAGCAGGAAGAACTGGTGGACCGCCAGCTCAGGGCCCTGGCCGGAAGCGCGACGGCGAAGAAGCTGATCGACTCGCTGCACGGCGAGGAGCCGGTGATGATTTCGGCCCTGGCCCAGCTCTGCGGCATCATGGGAGACGAGCGCGCCGCGCTCCCCCTGGTGCGCGTGGCGCGCGCCGATCGCCTGAGAAGCGTCTGTCTGGAGGCGCTGCGCCGCATCGGTGAACCGGTGATGCCGCTGCTCCTGGAACACTTCCCCTTCGCCATCGCGGCCGAGCGCGCCGTCATCGTGCACCTGATCGCCGAGACCGGGCGCCCCGGCAGCGAAGACCTCCTCTTTGCCGCACTGGAGGACGAGGGGGCTGAGGTTAGGTGCTGTGCCGCGGTTGCCCTGGGTCGGCTGGCGCCGCAAGGGGCCGCAGCACGGGTGGCCCGCCTTCTCGAAGATGAAGATGGGCAGGTATGCGAAGGCGCTCTCGACGGTCTGCAGCACCTTGCCGCCCGGGATGCCGAGGGCGTGGGTGCCATCTGCTCCGAGCTTTTGCGCAGCCGGGACGCACGCAAGAGGCGGGATGCCGCCATCGTGCTTGGTGCACTGGGAGACGGGGAACGGCTCGCCTTGCTGGTGAAGGACGAGGACGCCTCGGTGCGCCGCGCCGCGGTCGCCTCCCTGGCGCGCGTGGACCGGCCGCAGGCACTGGGGGCGCTGACCCTGTCGCTGTCGGACGAGGAGCCGGAGGTTCGTATCGCGGCCGCGCAGGCCCTTGCCGAAAAGGGAGGGCACGAGGTGCTGGCGCCGCTCTGCCTGGCCCTTGCCGACGAGGATCCCTGGGTGCAGACCGCGGCCCTCAAGGGGCTCACCGTCGTCGGGGATGCAGAGGCGCTGCCGGGCGTGACCGCGCTTTTGGAACAGGCACAGGGGCCGGTCCTGATCGCCGCCCTGTCGACCCTCGCCGCCCTGGGCGGTGCGCAGGCGCTCGGCCCGGTGCGGCAGGCGCTGTATCACAACGACGAGGAAGTGGTCGAAGCCGCCATCGGCATCCTTGCGGCTCACGGTAGCGAGTGGATCGCCGAGCATGGCCAAGCGCTTTTGGAACACCCGCACTGGATGGTGCGGCGCTCTTTCGTGCGCGCCCTGGCCCAGTTGCAGGGGGCGGATTCGGTGGCGGTATTGGATCAGGCGTTGGCCCGGGAGTCGGACCCGCTGGTCAAAGGCGAGATCGTTGAACTTCTCGACAGGCTGCGCTAATGCCATATTTCGAACCTGAATTGCAACTGACGGAAGAGGAATTCCGCCTGATCAGGGACCTGATCTATAACCACTGCGGCCTCTTCTTCGACGACGACAGCAAGTACCTGCTGGACCGTCGGCTCGGGCAGCGGGTGACCCATCACAACCTGTCGGGCTTCCGCGAGTACTACCAGTTCCTGAAGTACGACCGCAGGAGGGACCAGGAGATCGCGGACATCATGGATCTCCTGACCACCAACGAGACCTACTTCTTCCGCGAGGCGTTCCAGCTGCGCGCCTTTACTGACGAGATCGTGCCCGAGTTGATGAGGCTCAAGCAGCGCGAGCGGACCCTGCGCATCTGGAGCGCGGGGTGTTCCACCGGCGAGGAGCCGTACACCATCGCCATGCTCCTCCTGGAGATGGGGTGCCTCCACGGCTGGCGGGTCGAGATCGTGGGTTCCGACATCAGTCAGCGCGTGGTGCAGCATGCCCGCAAGGGGGTCTACACCAAGGCATCCTTCCGCGCCACCGAAGAGCGCTACCAGAAACGGTTCTTTTCCGAGACCGACGACGGGTACCGCATCTGCGACGAGGTGCGGGAGCTGGTCACCATCAGCCAGATGAACCTGTTCGACGCTAACCGCTTGGCGCTGTTGGGCAAGATGGACGTGATCTTCTGCCGCAACGTGATCATCTATTTCGACCAGGCCTCGAAGAAGCGGGTGATCGAATCGTTCTACAACACGCTACGCGGCGGCGGGTACCTCCTTTTGGGACACTCGGAGTCCCTGATGAACCTGTCCACGGCCTTTGCGCTCAGACACCTGAAAAACGACATGGTCTACCAGAAAACGGATACGACCGGCGGCGGAGTGGCCACGTGAAAAAGATACGGGTAGTAGTCGTAGACGATTCGGCCTATAATCGGCGCGCCATCACCAGGATGCTGGAAGAACTCCCGGGGGTCCAGGTGGTGGGGTACGCCACCAACGGCGAGGAGGGGATCCGCAGGGTGATCGATCTCACCCCGGACCTGGTGACGCTCGACCTCGAGATGCCGCGCATGGACGGCTTTACCATGCTGCGCATCCTGATGGCGAGCACGCCCGTGCCGGTGATCGTGATCAGCTCCACCTCCGGGGACGAGAAGGTCTTCAAGGCGCTGGAACTCGGTGCCGTCGATTTCATCGCCAAGCCGACCAGCGTCATCTCCGACGAATTGTTGAAGATCCAGCAGGACCTGCACCAGAAGGTCCAGGCGGTCTTCAAGCTGAACATGGCGCGGGTGCAGAAGCGGGCCGAACCGGCTCCGCCCGTGGCCGAGGTCGCCGTCCCTACGGCTCCCGCCGGGACGGCGAGCAGCATAGACATCGTTGCCATTGGCTCTTCGACGGGCGGGCCGCCGGCCCTGCAGCGTATCTTCGCCTCTTTCAGGGAGGCACCACCGTTTGCCATGGTGATTTCCCAGCACATGCCGGCCGGCTTCACCACCGCCTTCGCCGAAAGGCTGAACCGCAGCACCGGCTTCGAGGTGCGCGAGGCGAAGGACGGCGACGAGGTGCTCCCGGGGCGGGCCCTCATCGCCCCCGGCGGGCACAACCTGGTCTTCGCAAGGCTTGGCGACAAGGTGGTGGCGCGCATCGTCACCCCCGGTCCCAAAGACCGCTATATACCCTCGGTGGACGTGATGTTCCGCTCCTGCGCCGAACTGTACCGGAACCGCATGCTGGCCGTTGTCCTGACCGGCATGGGCAACGATGGAGCCGCCGGTGTGCGCGAGGCGAAGAAGGCGGGCGCCCAGGTGCTGGCCGAGTCCGAGGAGTCAGCGGTGGTCTTCGGCATGCCGCGCGAGGCGATTGCGACGGGAGTAGTGGACCGGGTGGTGCCGATGGACGGCATGGTGCGTGAAATTGTACTTCGTTGCGGCCTCTTGCCGCGATTCAGTTGATCAACTAGCGTAAATTCGGGGTGCGCATGCAAAAGGACGATGAACGACTGGTTCATAGCAGGGGCGAGGAGTTCCTGCAGGTTTTCAAGAAGGGGGCGGAGTTCACCCAGGAGCTGTTAAGGGAGAACGAGCGTCTCAGGTTCCGCGTGCTGGAACTGGAAAAATCCCAGGTGTCGGGCGAGCCGGCGCCCGCCGCCGAGCTGAAAAAGCTCAACGAGCGGATCGCCGATCTGGAGCAGGAGAAGCAGGAGATCCTGGACCGCATCAAGCACGTCGAGGAAGAAAACCAGGATTTCGCAGCACGCTACCTGGAGATCGAGGATGAGAACAACAACCTCGCCAATCTCTACATCGCGAGCTACCAGCTCCACTCCACGCTCGATTTCAAGGAAGTGCTCCAGATCATCACCGAGATCATCATCAACCTGATCGGTGCCGAGGAGTTCGCCATCATGCTGCTCGACGAGAAGAGCGACGAGCTGCAGGCGGTCGCCACGGAAGGGATCGAGCGCAGCGAGATCCCGTCTTTCCGGCTCGGCAAGGGGATCATCGGGACGGTGGCGCAGTCCGGCGAAAACCACTTCGCCAGCGACTTCGACAGCTATGAGCGCGATTTCAGCGCGCCGATGGTCTGCATCCCGCTCAAGATCAAAGAGCACGTCATCGGTGTGCTGGCCATCTACAAGCTGCTGATGCAGAAGAAGGAATTTGCCGCCGTCGACTACGAGCTCTTTACCCTGCTGGCCGGTCATGCCGCCACCGCCATCTTCAGCTCGCGGCTTTACAGCGATTCCGAACGTAAGCTGTCGACCATCCAAGGGTTTATCGATCTGCTGACGAAATAGCCAGCTGTGCAATGGGGGATACAGTTCAGATGTCAGATTACAACGTATTGATAGTTGAAGATTCACCCACCATGAGGCAGCTCATCGCCTTTGCGCTGAAGCGGATCCGGGGGGTGCGTATAGTCGAGGCCAACGATGGTGTTGACGGGTTGAAGAAGCTTTCTTCTGAGCGTTTCGACCTGATCCTGACCGACATCAACATGCCCATCATGGACGGGTTGAAGTTAGTGAGCCTGGTGCGTAACGATGCCAACTACAAGACCATACCCATCGTGGTCATCACCACCGAAGGTGCCCAGGAAGACCGCGAGCGTGCCCTCGCGCTGGGAGCCAACGACTACATCACCAAGCCGATCCAGCCGACCAAGATCCTGGATGTAGCCAAGAACCTGCTCCGGATCGCCTAACCGGCTCCACCGGTTCCACAACTCGCGTCACTCCTCCCCCTGGAGAGGGGAGGTCGGGAGGGGGAGCCCACCGGCTTCGTCCACCGTCGCCGGCCATGGCCCACGTGTCACCGCACCCCGGGCTTCCCGGGCACTAACTCCCGGCACCCACTGGCTCACCAGGTCCACCAGGTCCACCAGTGGCTTTGTCACACTCACTATCCGCAACCACCGGTTGCCGACATTACTATATTGCGCGTCCCGTCAGGGGCGCTGGAAGGCGGGGTTTAATGGAAGAGAAATACGTTCCCTCGGCAGTCGAGGGCAAATGGCAGCAGTTCTGGGCTACCCACAACAGCTTCAAGGCAACCGAAGACGCCAGCAGGAAGAAGTACTACCTCCTGGAGATGTTCCCCTATCCCTCCGGCAAGATCCACATGGGGCACGTCAGGAACTACTCCATCGGTGACGTCATCGCCCGCTTCAAAAGGATGCAGGGCTACAACGTGCTGCACCCGATGGGTTGGGATGCCTTCGGCATGCCGGCTGAGAACGCCGCCATCCAGAACAAGAGCCACCCCGCCAAGTGGACCTACGAGAACATTGCTTACATGCGCGGCCAGCTGAAGCGCCTGGGCCTTTCCTACGACTGGGAGCGCGAACTCGCCACCTGCGACCTCGACTACTACAAGTGGGAGCAGAAGATCTTCCTGGAGATGTACAAGAAGGGGCTCGCTTACAAGAAGTCCTCCGCCGTGAACTGGTGCCCCAAGTGCGAGACCGTTCTCGCCAACGAGCAGGTCGAGGATGGCTGCTGCTGGCGCTGCGATTCCATGGTCCAGCAGAAAGAGCTCGAGCAGTGGTCCTTCCGCATCACCAACTACGCCCAGGAGCTCCTGGACGACACCTACAAGTTGACTGGCTGGCCCGAGCGCGTGCTGACCATGCAGCGCAACTGGATCGGCCGTTCGGTCGGCTGCGAGATCGACTTCCCGCTCGAGAACGGCCTGGGCAAGATCAGGGTCTTCACCACCCGTCAGGACACCGTCTTCGGCGCCACCTTCATGTCCCTGGCCGCCGAGCACCCGATGGCCCTTGACCTGGCCACCGCCGGGCAGCGCGCCGCGGTCGAGGCCTTCATCGACAAGGTGAAGAAAACCGACCGCATCAAGCGCTCCTCCGAGGACCAGGAGAAAGAAGGGGTCTTCACCGGTTCCTACTGCATCAACCCGGTCACCAACGTGAAGATGCCGATCTTCCTGGCCAACTTCGTCCTCATGGACTACGGCACCGGCGCCGTCATGGCGGTTCCGACCCACGACCAGCGCGACTTCGAGTTCGCCCAGAAGTACGACCTGCCGCTCAAGGTGGTGATCCAGCCCGAAGGGGAGACCCTCGACCCCGCCACCATGACCGAGGCCTACACCGCCGAAGGGACCATGGTCAACTCCGGCCGCTTCGACGGCATGGGCAACTCCGACGCCAAGGAAGCCATCGCGGACTTCCTCGAGAAGGAAGGGATCGGCAAGAAGACCGTCAACTTCCGCCTGCGCGACTGGGGCATCTCCCGTCAGCGTTACTGGGGTAACCCTATCCCGGTGATCAACTGCGACCTGTGTGGCGTCGTGCCCGTTCCCGAAGCGGACCTGCCGGTCGTGCTCCCGATGGATGCCGAGTTCACCGGCGAGGGTGGCAACCCGCTGGCGCGCGTGGAAAGCTTCACCACCTGCACCTGCCCGCAGTGCGGCGAGGCCGCGCGCCGCGAGACCGACACCATGGACACCTTCGTGCAGTCCTCCTGGTACTTCCTGCGTTACTGCTCGCCCAAGTTCACCTCCGGCCCGCTGGACCGCGAACAGGTCGAGCACTGGATGCCGGTGGACCAGTACATCGGCGGCATCGAGCACGCCGTACTGCACCTGCTCTACGCCCGCTTCTTCACCAAGGTGCTCAGGGACCTCGGCTACTGCAACGTCGACGAGCCCTTCTCCAACCTCCTTACCCAGGGGATGGTCATCAAGGACGGCGCCAAGATGTCCAAATCCAAGGGGAACGTGGTCGACCCCAACGCCCTCATCGAGCGCTACGGCGCCGATACCGCCCGTCTCTTCTCCCTGTTTGCCGCACCGCCGGAGAAGGACCTCGACTGGAGCGACCAGGGCGTGGACGGCAGCTACCGCTTCCTGAACCGCGTCTGGCGCCTGGTGTACGACGTGCTTCCCGCAGTTAAGGAAGCCGGCGCCGTGCAGCCGGACCAGCTCTCCGCGGAAGGCAAGAAACTGCGCCGCGCGGTGCACAAGACCATCAAGAAGGTCTCCGAGGACATCGAGGAGCGCTTCCACTTCAACACTGCCATCGCCGCGGTGATGGAACTGGTCAACGCCATCCAGGGTTTCACCGCCAAGGACGCGCCGGAAAACGTGGCCGTGGTGCGCGAGGCGGTGGAGTCGGTGGTGCGCCTGCTGGCTCCCTTCGTCCCGCACTTTGCCGAGGAACTGTGGGCCGAACTCGGCCACGAGGTGGCCCTGGAGCAGGCGGGCTGGCCTGGCTACGACGCCGACGCCGTGGTTGACGAGGAAGTCACCGTCGTCATCCAGGTGAACGGCAAGCTCAGAAGCAAACTGACCGTTGCCCCTGACGCCAAGGAGGACGATGTCCGCGCCGCCGCACTGGCAGACGACAAGATCCTCCCCTACCTGGAAGGCAAGACCGTCAAGAAGGTGGTCTACGTTCCGGGCAAGCTGGTCAGCATCGTCGTCGCCTAGGCCAGTGAGGAAGCTTCCCATGACAGCCACCAGGCTCTTCACAATGCTCGGCATGCTGGCCCTGCTCGCGGTCCTTTTCGGCAGCGGTTGCAGTTACAGCCCGGTGATCCAGCATGGTCCACTGGCCGGCGCCAACGGCGTCAACGTGGTGCTCTTCGCCAACAAGAGCTACCGTGCCGGCGTCGAGGCGGTCCTGGCCCGGGAGATGATCGACGAGTTCAACTTCCGGACCGGCGGCAAGGTCCTCCCCGCGGACCGGGCCGACTATGAGCTATCCGGAGTGGTTCTCTCGTACAACAATGTGCCGGTCTCCTATACTGCGACCGACGTCATCAGGGAGTACAACGCTATCCTTACCGTTCAGGCCACTTTGCGTGATCAGAAAGCGCACAAGGTATTCTGGAAGGGGGATATCACCGAGCAGCAGGTCTACCCGGTCAACGCCAACATCGCCCTGCAGCAGGACGCTGAGGACGCCGCCATCGAGAAGATCAGCCGGCGCATCTCCGAACGGATCTGGCAAAAGCTCGGCGAGCGCT
This window of the Geomonas agri genome carries:
- a CDS encoding HEAT repeat domain-containing protein: MSERLADTDEEQRRLAVMSLRRRPFPEVMELLFRAMGDDSWRVRKEAVGVVLQAQPLQAEELEALIALLRSADNAGLRNSAVESLERIGVPAVEQLCAHLGDSDHDLRKFVIDILGNIRCATCLPLLVQALDDEDMNVRVAAAENLGKIGDVRALPHLLKVLDGGEVWLKFTVLDALSSIGTAVPLAKLEPLLQEGLLRRATYDCLGVLGDRRCLPLLLEGLHDKAKNAREAATVALMRQRSRLNLQEQEELVDRQLRALAGSATAKKLIDSLHGEEPVMISALAQLCGIMGDERAALPLVRVARADRLRSVCLEALRRIGEPVMPLLLEHFPFAIAAERAVIVHLIAETGRPGSEDLLFAALEDEGAEVRCCAAVALGRLAPQGAAARVARLLEDEDGQVCEGALDGLQHLAARDAEGVGAICSELLRSRDARKRRDAAIVLGALGDGERLALLVKDEDASVRRAAVASLARVDRPQALGALTLSLSDEEPEVRIAAAQALAEKGGHEVLAPLCLALADEDPWVQTAALKGLTVVGDAEALPGVTALLEQAQGPVLIAALSTLAALGGAQALGPVRQALYHNDEEVVEAAIGILAAHGSEWIAEHGQALLEHPHWMVRRSFVRALAQLQGADSVAVLDQALARESDPLVKGEIVELLDRLR
- a CDS encoding CheR family methyltransferase; translated protein: MPYFEPELQLTEEEFRLIRDLIYNHCGLFFDDDSKYLLDRRLGQRVTHHNLSGFREYYQFLKYDRRRDQEIADIMDLLTTNETYFFREAFQLRAFTDEIVPELMRLKQRERTLRIWSAGCSTGEEPYTIAMLLLEMGCLHGWRVEIVGSDISQRVVQHARKGVYTKASFRATEERYQKRFFSETDDGYRICDEVRELVTISQMNLFDANRLALLGKMDVIFCRNVIIYFDQASKKRVIESFYNTLRGGGYLLLGHSESLMNLSTAFALRHLKNDMVYQKTDTTGGGVAT
- a CDS encoding protein-glutamate methylesterase/protein-glutamine glutaminase produces the protein MKKIRVVVVDDSAYNRRAITRMLEELPGVQVVGYATNGEEGIRRVIDLTPDLVTLDLEMPRMDGFTMLRILMASTPVPVIVISSTSGDEKVFKALELGAVDFIAKPTSVISDELLKIQQDLHQKVQAVFKLNMARVQKRAEPAPPVAEVAVPTAPAGTASSIDIVAIGSSTGGPPALQRIFASFREAPPFAMVISQHMPAGFTTAFAERLNRSTGFEVREAKDGDEVLPGRALIAPGGHNLVFARLGDKVVARIVTPGPKDRYIPSVDVMFRSCAELYRNRMLAVVLTGMGNDGAAGVREAKKAGAQVLAESEESAVVFGMPREAIATGVVDRVVPMDGMVREIVLRCGLLPRFS
- a CDS encoding GAF domain-containing protein, with amino-acid sequence MQKDDERLVHSRGEEFLQVFKKGAEFTQELLRENERLRFRVLELEKSQVSGEPAPAAELKKLNERIADLEQEKQEILDRIKHVEEENQDFAARYLEIEDENNNLANLYIASYQLHSTLDFKEVLQIITEIIINLIGAEEFAIMLLDEKSDELQAVATEGIERSEIPSFRLGKGIIGTVAQSGENHFASDFDSYERDFSAPMVCIPLKIKEHVIGVLAIYKLLMQKKEFAAVDYELFTLLAGHAATAIFSSRLYSDSERKLSTIQGFIDLLTK
- a CDS encoding response regulator; the encoded protein is MSDYNVLIVEDSPTMRQLIAFALKRIRGVRIVEANDGVDGLKKLSSERFDLILTDINMPIMDGLKLVSLVRNDANYKTIPIVVITTEGAQEDRERALALGANDYITKPIQPTKILDVAKNLLRIA
- the leuS gene encoding leucine--tRNA ligase: MEEKYVPSAVEGKWQQFWATHNSFKATEDASRKKYYLLEMFPYPSGKIHMGHVRNYSIGDVIARFKRMQGYNVLHPMGWDAFGMPAENAAIQNKSHPAKWTYENIAYMRGQLKRLGLSYDWERELATCDLDYYKWEQKIFLEMYKKGLAYKKSSAVNWCPKCETVLANEQVEDGCCWRCDSMVQQKELEQWSFRITNYAQELLDDTYKLTGWPERVLTMQRNWIGRSVGCEIDFPLENGLGKIRVFTTRQDTVFGATFMSLAAEHPMALDLATAGQRAAVEAFIDKVKKTDRIKRSSEDQEKEGVFTGSYCINPVTNVKMPIFLANFVLMDYGTGAVMAVPTHDQRDFEFAQKYDLPLKVVIQPEGETLDPATMTEAYTAEGTMVNSGRFDGMGNSDAKEAIADFLEKEGIGKKTVNFRLRDWGISRQRYWGNPIPVINCDLCGVVPVPEADLPVVLPMDAEFTGEGGNPLARVESFTTCTCPQCGEAARRETDTMDTFVQSSWYFLRYCSPKFTSGPLDREQVEHWMPVDQYIGGIEHAVLHLLYARFFTKVLRDLGYCNVDEPFSNLLTQGMVIKDGAKMSKSKGNVVDPNALIERYGADTARLFSLFAAPPEKDLDWSDQGVDGSYRFLNRVWRLVYDVLPAVKEAGAVQPDQLSAEGKKLRRAVHKTIKKVSEDIEERFHFNTAIAAVMELVNAIQGFTAKDAPENVAVVREAVESVVRLLAPFVPHFAEELWAELGHEVALEQAGWPGYDADAVVDEEVTVVIQVNGKLRSKLTVAPDAKEDDVRAAALADDKILPYLEGKTVKKVVYVPGKLVSIVVA
- the lptE gene encoding LPS assembly lipoprotein LptE, with protein sequence MTATRLFTMLGMLALLAVLFGSGCSYSPVIQHGPLAGANGVNVVLFANKSYRAGVEAVLAREMIDEFNFRTGGKVLPADRADYELSGVVLSYNNVPVSYTATDVIREYNAILTVQATLRDQKAHKVFWKGDITEQQVYPVNANIALQQDAEDAAIEKISRRISERIWQKLGERF